Proteins encoded together in one Helicobacter pylori window:
- a CDS encoding peptidylprolyl isomerase — MIEWMQNHRKYLVVTIWISTIAFIAAGMIGWGQYSFSLDSDSAAKVGQIKISQEELAQEYRRLKDAYAESIPDFKELTEDQIKAMHLEKSALDSLINQALLRNFALDLGLGATKQEVAKEIRKTSVFQKDGVFDEELYKNILKQSHYRPKHFEESVEKLLIIQKISALFPKTTTPLEQSSLSLWAKLQDKLDILILNPDDVKISLNEEEMKKYYENHRKDFKKPTSFKTRSLYFDASLEKTDLKELEEYYHKNKVSYLDKEGKLQDFKSVQEQVKHDLSMQKANEKALRSYIALKKANAKNYTTQDFEENNSPYTAEITQKLTALKPLEVLKPEPFKDGFIVVQLISQIKDELQNFDEAKSALKTRLTQEKTLMALQTLAKEKLKDFKGKSVGYVSPNFGGTINELNQEESTKFINALFNRQEKKGFVTIGNKVVLYQITEQNFNHPFSAEESQYMQRLVNNTKTDFFDKALIEELKKRYKIVKYIQ; from the coding sequence ATGATTGAATGGATGCAAAATCATAGAAAGTATTTAGTGGTTACAATATGGATAAGCACGATCGCTTTTATTGCTGCCGGGATGATAGGCTGGGGGCAATACAGCTTTTCTTTAGATAGCGATAGCGCTGCCAAAGTGGGACAGATTAAGATTTCTCAAGAAGAATTAGCCCAAGAATACCGCCGCCTTAAAGACGCTTATGCTGAGTCTATCCCTGATTTTAAAGAACTCACCGAAGATCAAATCAAAGCCATGCATTTGGAAAAAAGCGCGCTAGATTCGCTCATCAATCAAGCTTTATTGAGGAATTTCGCTTTAGATTTAGGGCTTGGCGCTACGAAACAAGAAGTGGCCAAAGAGATCAGAAAAACGAGCGTTTTTCAAAAAGATGGCGTTTTTGATGAAGAATTGTATAAAAATATCTTAAAACAAAGCCATTACCGCCCCAAACACTTTGAAGAAAGCGTTGAAAAGCTTTTGATTATCCAAAAAATCAGCGCTCTATTCCCCAAAACCACCACCCCTTTGGAGCAATCCAGTCTATCGCTTTGGGCAAAATTGCAAGACAAATTAGACATTCTTATCCTAAACCCTGATGATGTTAAAATCTCTCTTAATGAAGAAGAGATGAAAAAATATTATGAAAACCATAGAAAGGATTTTAAAAAGCCCACAAGCTTTAAAACACGCTCTTTATATTTTGACGCTAGTTTAGAAAAAACTGATTTGAAAGAGTTGGAGGAATACTACCATAAAAACAAGGTGTCTTATTTGGACAAAGAAGGGAAATTGCAGGATTTTAAAAGCGTTCAAGAGCAAGTCAAGCATGATTTAAGCATGCAAAAAGCGAATGAAAAAGCTTTAAGGAGCTATATCGCTCTAAAAAAAGCGAACGCAAAAAACTACACCACGCAAGATTTTGAAGAAAACAACTCCCCCTATACTGCTGAAATCACGCAAAAACTCACCGCTCTCAAGCCCCTTGAAGTCCTAAAACCAGAGCCTTTTAAAGATGGTTTTATCGTGGTGCAGCTCATCTCTCAAATTAAAGACGAATTGCAAAATTTTGATGAAGCCAAAAGCGCTCTTAAAACCCGTTTGACTCAAGAAAAAACCCTTATGGCGTTGCAAACTTTAGCTAAAGAAAAACTTAAGGATTTTAAAGGGAAAAGCGTGGGCTATGTAAGCCCTAATTTTGGAGGCACTATTAATGAACTTAACCAAGAAGAGAGCACGAAATTTATCAACGCCCTTTTTAACCGCCAGGAAAAAAAGGGGTTTGTAACCATAGGTAATAAAGTGGTGCTTTATCAAATCACAGAACAAAATTTCAACCACCCCTTTAGTGCAGAAGAAAGCCAATACATGCAGCGTTTAGTTAATAACACTAAAACGGATTTTTTTGATAAAGCGTTGATAGAAGAATTGAAAAAACGCTATAAGATAGTCAAATACATTCAATAA
- the gatC gene encoding Asp-tRNA(Asn)/Glu-tRNA(Gln) amidotransferase subunit GatC has product MQIDDKLLQRLEKLSMLEIKDEHKESVKGHLAEVLGFVENIFALETHALKTDTELCTPLREDEPKSQPNIAKEILSRNKHSQDHYFVVPKIIE; this is encoded by the coding sequence ATGCAAATTGATGATAAACTATTGCAACGCTTGGAAAAATTGAGCATGCTAGAGATTAAAGACGAGCATAAAGAGAGCGTTAAAGGCCATTTAGCGGAGGTTTTAGGCTTTGTAGAAAACATCTTCGCTTTAGAAACTCATGCACTAAAAACGGATACAGAGCTATGCACCCCCTTAAGAGAAGACGAACCCAAAAGCCAACCTAACATTGCCAAAGAGATTTTAAGCCGAAACAAACACAGCCAAGATCATTACTTCGTTGTGCCTAAAATCATTGAATAG
- a CDS encoding 2,3-bisphosphoglycerate-independent phosphoglycerate mutase produces MAQKTLLIITDGIGYRKDSDHNAFFHAKKPTYDLMFKTLPYSLIDTHGLSVGLPEGQMGNSEVGHMCIGAGRVLYQDLVKISLSLQNDDLKNNPAFLNTIQKSPVVHLMGLMSDGGVHSHIEHFIALALECEKSHKKVCLHLITDGRDVAPKSALTYLKQMQNICNENIQIATIGGRFYAMDRDNRFERIELAYHSLMGLHHTPLSPSEYIQSQYDKNITDEFIMPACFKNYCGMQDDESFIFINFRNDRAREIVSALGQKEFSGFKRQAFKKLHIATMTPYDNTFPYPVLFPKESVQNTLAEVVSQHNLTQSHIAETEKYAHVTFFINGGVETPFKNENRVLIQSPKVTTYDLKPEMSAKEVTLAVLEQMRLGTDLIIVNFANGDMVGHTGNFEASIKAVEAVDACLGEILSLAKELDYAMLLTSDHGNCERMKDENQNPLTNHTAGSVYCFVLGNGVKSIKNGALNNIASSVLKLMGIKAPATMDEPLF; encoded by the coding sequence ATGGCGCAAAAAACTCTTTTGATTATCACTGATGGCATTGGGTATCGTAAAGATAGCGATCATAACGCATTCTTTCATGCTAAAAAACCCACTTATGACTTGATGTTTAAAACCTTGCCTTATAGCCTGATTGATACGCATGGCTTGAGCGTGGGCTTACCTGAAGGGCAAATGGGAAATTCTGAAGTGGGGCATATGTGCATTGGGGCTGGTAGGGTGCTCTATCAGGATTTAGTCAAAATTTCTTTAAGCCTTCAAAACGATGACTTAAAAAACAACCCCGCTTTTTTAAACACGATCCAAAAAAGCCCTGTGGTGCATCTTATGGGTTTGATGAGCGATGGAGGCGTGCATTCACACATTGAGCATTTTATCGCTCTGGCTTTAGAGTGTGAAAAATCCCATAAAAAAGTCTGTCTGCATTTAATCACCGATGGGCGCGATGTCGCTCCTAAAAGCGCTTTAACTTATTTAAAACAAATGCAAAATATCTGCAATGAAAACATTCAAATCGCTACCATAGGTGGCCGTTTTTATGCGATGGATAGGGATAATCGCTTTGAAAGGATTGAGCTTGCGTATCATAGTTTAATGGGGCTTCATCACACGCCTTTAAGCCCTAGCGAGTATATCCAAAGCCAATACGATAAAAATATTACCGATGAATTTATCATGCCCGCTTGTTTTAAAAATTATTGTGGCATGCAAGATGATGAAAGCTTTATTTTTATCAATTTCAGGAACGATAGGGCTAGAGAAATCGTGAGCGCTTTGGGTCAAAAGGAATTTAGCGGCTTTAAGCGTCAAGCTTTTAAAAAACTCCATATCGCTACCATGACGCCTTATGATAACACTTTCCCCTACCCTGTTTTATTCCCTAAAGAAAGCGTTCAAAACACGCTCGCTGAAGTGGTGTCTCAACACAACCTGACCCAAAGCCATATCGCTGAGACTGAAAAATACGCGCATGTAACCTTTTTCATCAATGGCGGAGTGGAGACGCCTTTTAAAAATGAAAACCGGGTGCTTATCCAAAGCCCTAAAGTTACCACCTATGACTTAAAGCCTGAAATGAGTGCTAAAGAAGTAACCCTTGCGGTGTTGGAGCAAATGAGATTAGGCACGGATTTGATCATTGTGAATTTTGCTAATGGCGACATGGTGGGGCATACAGGGAATTTTGAAGCGAGCATTAAAGCGGTAGAAGCGGTGGATGCATGCTTAGGGGAAATCCTTTCACTGGCTAAAGAATTGGATTACGCCATGCTTTTAACAAGCGATCATGGGAATTGCGAACGCATGAAAGATGAAAACCAAAACCCCTTAACCAACCACACCGCCGGGAGCGTGTATTGTTTTGTTTTAGGGAATGGAGTCAAATCCATTAAAAATGGGGCGTTAAACAATATCGCTAGCAGCGTGTTAAAGCTCATGGGCATTAAAGCCCCAGCAACGATGGACGAACCCCTATTTTAA
- the ftsA gene encoding cell division protein FtsA, giving the protein MEHKEIVIGVDIGSRKICAIVAEFKDGILRIIGTAHQDSKEINSKAIKRGRINSLAHASNAIKEVINSAKKMAGLNADEDKNNPISFRESYYPKTKAIVSFSGAYTESIRDITGVASTKDNVVTIDEINRAINNACAKAGLDNDKHILHALPYRFTLDKQEVNDPLGMSGTRLEVFIHIVYTEKNNIENLEKIMIQSGVEIENIVINSYAASIATLSNDERELGVACVDMGGETCNLTIYSGNSIRYNKYLPIGSHHLTTDLSHMLNTPFPYAEEVKIKYGDLSFENGEETPSQSVQIPTTGSDGHESHIVPLSEIQTIMRERALETFKIIHRSIQDSGLEEHLGGGVVLTGGMALMKGIKELARTHFTNYPVRLAAPVEKYNIMGMFEDLKDPRFSVVVGLILYKAGGHTNYERDSKGVIRYHESDDYTRTAHQSSPTPHIHSSPTERNLSDLKTPNAPLNTAKNDDFLPIKPTEQKGFFKSFLDKISKIF; this is encoded by the coding sequence ATGGAACATAAAGAAATCGTTATAGGGGTTGATATAGGCTCTAGAAAGATTTGTGCCATAGTGGCTGAATTTAAAGACGGGATTTTACGCATCATTGGCACCGCTCATCAAGACTCCAAAGAAATCAATTCAAAAGCCATCAAAAGAGGGCGTATCAATAGCCTTGCTCACGCTTCTAACGCCATTAAAGAAGTGATTAATAGTGCTAAAAAAATGGCAGGTTTGAACGCTGATGAAGACAAGAATAACCCCATCTCCTTTAGAGAATCGTATTACCCTAAAACTAAGGCGATCGTTTCTTTTTCTGGGGCTTATACTGAAAGCATTAGAGATATCACCGGTGTGGCCAGTACCAAAGACAATGTGGTTACTATAGATGAAATCAATCGCGCTATCAATAACGCATGCGCTAAAGCAGGCTTGGATAACGACAAACATATTTTGCATGCCCTCCCCTATCGCTTCACTTTAGACAAACAAGAAGTGAATGACCCTTTAGGGATGAGCGGGACTCGCTTGGAAGTCTTTATCCACATTGTCTATACAGAAAAAAACAACATTGAAAATTTAGAAAAAATCATGATCCAATCTGGAGTGGAGATTGAAAACATCGTGATCAATTCTTATGCAGCCTCGATTGCCACCTTGTCTAATGATGAAAGGGAGTTGGGCGTGGCTTGCGTGGATATGGGCGGAGAGACATGCAACCTTACGATTTATAGCGGCAATTCCATACGCTATAACAAATACTTACCCATAGGCTCTCACCATTTAACCACGGATTTATCGCACATGCTCAACACCCCATTCCCTTACGCTGAAGAAGTTAAGATCAAATATGGGGATCTTTCTTTTGAAAACGGAGAAGAAACGCCCTCTCAAAGCGTCCAAATCCCTACCACTGGCTCTGATGGCCATGAAAGCCATATTGTGCCGCTTAGTGAAATCCAAACTATCATGAGGGAAAGGGCTTTAGAAACTTTTAAGATCATCCACAGGAGCATTCAAGATAGCGGCTTAGAAGAGCATTTGGGCGGAGGCGTTGTGTTAACCGGTGGGATGGCTTTAATGAAAGGGATCAAAGAATTAGCCAGAACCCATTTCACTAATTACCCGGTGCGTTTGGCGGCCCCTGTGGAAAAATACAATATCATGGGCATGTTTGAAGACTTGAAAGATCCTCGCTTTTCAGTCGTGGTTGGCTTGATTTTATACAAAGCAGGGGGGCATACCAATTATGAAAGAGACTCTAAAGGGGTTATCCGCTACCATGAAAGCGATGATTACACAAGAACAGCCCATCAATCAAGCCCTACCCCCCATATCCATTCATCGCCCACAGAAAGGAATTTGAGCGATTTAAAAACCCCTAACGCTCCTTTAAACACCGCTAAAAACGATGATTTCTTGCCTATAAAACCCACCGAACAAAAAGGTTTTTTTAAAAGTTTCCTTGATAAGATTTCTAAAATCTTTTAA
- the ftsZ gene encoding cell division protein FtsZ yields the protein MVHQSEMENYNIGQASIEEVSDPAYKGAKIVVIGVGGGGSNMIKHLVEYGVHQDVTPIATNTDGQHLKNNPAPVKILLGKESTGGLGAGGVPDIGRKAAEESANEIREAIKDAKLVIVSTGLGGGTGTGATPTIVKIAKEVGALTIAIVTKPFKYEGSQKSKKAEEGLKELEQSSDSILVIPNDKILLTMKKNASTKECYKEVDDVLVRAVSGISTIITKPGDINVDFSDLKSALGFKGFALMGIGEATGEESAKLAVENAIQSPLLDDASIDGAKSIIVFFEHHPDYPMYAYSQACISIQERANQDVDVKFGQHTSESIPIDHVRVTIIATGAERNSGGAGLESIATPSQPVVKQTRKVGNSDFLRIPTEEELSTPTAIRIQQD from the coding sequence ATGGTTCATCAATCAGAGATGGAAAATTATAATATTGGTCAAGCGAGCATTGAAGAAGTAAGCGATCCAGCTTATAAAGGGGCTAAGATTGTCGTCATCGGTGTTGGAGGTGGGGGGTCTAACATGATCAAACACTTGGTTGAATACGGCGTGCATCAAGATGTTACCCCCATTGCAACGAACACTGATGGCCAACACCTCAAAAACAATCCCGCTCCGGTTAAAATCCTTTTAGGCAAAGAGTCTACTGGAGGTTTAGGTGCTGGAGGGGTTCCTGATATTGGTAGGAAAGCCGCTGAAGAAAGCGCTAATGAAATTAGAGAAGCGATTAAGGACGCCAAATTAGTCATTGTCTCTACAGGGCTTGGAGGAGGGACTGGGACTGGAGCCACCCCTACTATCGTTAAAATCGCAAAAGAAGTGGGAGCGCTCACGATTGCTATCGTTACCAAGCCTTTCAAATACGAAGGATCTCAAAAAAGCAAGAAAGCCGAAGAGGGGTTAAAGGAATTGGAGCAATCTAGCGATTCTATTTTGGTTATCCCTAATGATAAAATTCTTTTGACCATGAAAAAAAACGCCAGCACAAAAGAATGCTATAAAGAAGTTGATGATGTCTTGGTTAGAGCTGTGAGCGGTATTTCTACGATCATCACTAAGCCCGGTGATATTAATGTTGATTTTTCCGATTTAAAAAGCGCTCTTGGTTTTAAAGGCTTTGCGTTAATGGGTATTGGTGAGGCCACTGGCGAAGAATCCGCTAAATTAGCGGTGGAAAATGCGATCCAATCGCCTCTTCTTGATGACGCTTCTATTGATGGGGCTAAGAGCATTATTGTCTTTTTTGAGCACCACCCTGATTATCCTATGTATGCTTATTCTCAAGCTTGCATATCTATTCAAGAACGAGCCAATCAAGATGTTGATGTTAAGTTTGGCCAACACACGAGCGAGAGTATCCCCATTGATCATGTGCGCGTTACTATCATTGCAACCGGTGCTGAAAGAAACAGCGGTGGAGCGGGTTTGGAATCTATCGCTACGCCCTCTCAGCCTGTGGTGAAACAAACAAGAAAAGTGGGTAATAGCGATTTTTTAAGAATCCCCACTGAAGAAGAACTATCCACACCCACAGCCATAAGGATCCAACAAGATTGA
- a CDS encoding glycine--tRNA ligase subunit beta, which translates to MHSDELLVEILVEELPAQALLNEYKEMPKKLHDLFQKRALEVGNIEVFYTPRRLCLFVKDFPLLTQETKEEFFGPPVKIACNHQDKTQGLNALGLGFYQKLGLKDHQHFQTAFKNNKEVLYHAKIHAKQPTKDLIMPIVLEFLEGLNFGKSMRWGNVEKSFIRPIHNICVLFNGENFNDIEVKEYGFKTKQATKAHRQEGFDFIEVDSPKAYFEVLEKNHVILDPKKREAKILQEIKELETKHHIIVEIDRDLLDEVVAITEYPSALLGEFDKAFLKLPSEIIITSMKENQRYFATFCQKSQEESPTLHNGFIVVSNAINKDKQKIILGNQKVLKARLSDAVFFYENDLKKPLDNAPLESVVFVQGLGTLKDKMERESTIAQYLTQKYISSLDMPLEKALELVSRAVKIAKADLLSEVVYEFSELQGIMGYYYALKQNENELVALSLKEQYLPASENAPLPSSVFSAIVALSLKLDSLFSLFSAGKIPSGSKDPFALRRLSFGLLKIIVHYGLGFDLKADLKNLFEKVGVYQSFDLEVLEKFLLERFHNLIDCNPSIIRSVLNTNERDIVKIIQKVKALKRFLDDPKNAQKKELLFSAFKRLANINKDRNPNESSGFSTSLFKESQEHALFEAFNAIKTSAFESLDSKIEAYFGLHAPLEEYFKSVLVMDKDIEIQKNRKNFLWGVYQSFLEIGDIKEIAI; encoded by the coding sequence TTGCATTCAGATGAATTGTTAGTAGAGATTTTAGTTGAAGAATTGCCCGCACAAGCGTTATTGAATGAATATAAAGAAATGCCTAAAAAACTCCACGATCTTTTTCAAAAACGCGCTTTAGAAGTGGGAAATATAGAGGTTTTTTACACCCCTAGGCGCTTGTGTTTGTTCGTTAAAGACTTTCCTCTTTTAACGCAAGAAACTAAAGAGGAATTTTTTGGCCCTCCCGTTAAAATCGCATGCAATCATCAAGATAAAACGCAAGGGCTGAACGCTCTAGGTTTAGGGTTTTATCAAAAATTAGGACTAAAAGATCACCAGCATTTCCAAACCGCGTTTAAAAACAATAAAGAAGTGCTTTATCACGCTAAAATCCACGCCAAACAGCCTACAAAAGACTTAATCATGCCCATTGTGTTAGAGTTTTTAGAGGGTTTGAATTTTGGGAAGTCCATGCGTTGGGGCAATGTGGAAAAAAGCTTTATCAGGCCCATTCATAATATTTGCGTGTTGTTTAATGGGGAAAATTTTAACGATATTGAAGTTAAAGAGTATGGCTTTAAAACCAAGCAAGCCACCAAAGCGCACCGACAAGAGGGTTTTGATTTTATTGAAGTGGATAGCCCTAAAGCGTATTTTGAAGTTTTAGAAAAAAACCATGTCATTTTAGACCCTAAAAAGCGCGAAGCGAAAATCTTACAAGAAATTAAAGAGCTAGAAACAAAGCACCACATCATCGTGGAAATAGATAGGGATTTATTAGATGAAGTTGTAGCGATCACGGAATACCCCAGTGCGCTTTTAGGGGAGTTTGACAAGGCGTTTTTAAAATTACCCAGTGAAATCATTATCACTTCCATGAAAGAAAACCAACGCTATTTTGCAACCTTTTGTCAAAAAAGCCAAGAAGAGAGCCCAACATTACACAACGGCTTTATTGTGGTGAGTAACGCTATCAATAAAGACAAGCAAAAAATCATTTTAGGCAATCAAAAGGTTTTAAAAGCCCGTTTGAGCGATGCGGTTTTCTTTTATGAAAACGATCTCAAAAAGCCTTTAGATAACGCCCCTTTAGAGAGCGTGGTTTTTGTGCAAGGTTTAGGGACTTTAAAAGATAAAATGGAGCGCGAATCAACCATCGCTCAATATTTGACGCAAAAATATATTTCATCTTTAGACATGCCTTTAGAAAAAGCCCTTGAATTGGTTAGCCGAGCCGTTAAAATCGCTAAGGCGGATTTACTCAGTGAAGTGGTGTATGAATTTAGCGAGCTTCAAGGGATCATGGGCTATTACTACGCTTTAAAACAAAATGAAAACGAGTTAGTCGCTTTGAGCTTGAAAGAGCAGTATCTGCCCGCAAGCGAAAACGCCCCCTTGCCCTCTAGTGTTTTTAGCGCGATCGTGGCTTTGAGCTTGAAATTAGACAGCCTGTTTTCTCTTTTTAGTGCGGGTAAAATCCCTAGCGGATCTAAAGATCCTTTTGCTTTAAGGCGTTTGAGTTTTGGGCTATTGAAAATCATCGTGCATTACGGGTTAGGTTTTGATTTAAAAGCGGATTTAAAAAACCTCTTTGAAAAAGTGGGCGTTTATCAAAGCTTTGATTTAGAGGTTTTAGAGAAGTTTTTACTGGAGCGCTTTCATAATTTAATAGATTGTAACCCCTCTATTATAAGGAGCGTGTTAAACACCAATGAGCGAGATATTGTTAAAATCATTCAAAAAGTCAAAGCCTTAAAACGCTTTTTAGACGATCCTAAGAACGCTCAAAAAAAAGAGTTGCTTTTTAGCGCTTTCAAACGCCTAGCCAATATCAATAAAGACAGAAACCCTAACGAATCAAGCGGGTTTTCTACGAGTCTTTTCAAAGAATCGCAAGAGCATGCCCTTTTTGAAGCGTTCAATGCGATCAAAACGAGCGCTTTTGAGAGTTTGGATAGCAAAATAGAGGCTTATTTTGGTTTGCATGCGCCTTTAGAAGAATATTTTAAAAGCGTGCTAGTGATGGATAAAGATATAGAAATCCAAAAAAATCGTAAAAATTTCTTGTGGGGCGTGTATCAAAGTTTCTTAGAGATTGGGGATATTAAAGAAATTGCGATTTAA